A window from Bacillota bacterium encodes these proteins:
- the zapA gene encoding cell division protein ZapA: protein MEGKEKNRVTVSIMGEEFILRSTSSIEEIQRVSSYVDRLMRSIAEKNMQMNRHKVAILAALNLADELLRLKEEKNHLISEEAKSGEDLD from the coding sequence ATGGAGGGAAAGGAAAAGAACAGGGTAACGGTCAGTATTATGGGTGAGGAATTTATACTTCGCAGTACTTCATCCATAGAAGAGATTCAACGGGTAAGTAGCTATGTGGATCGGTTGATGCGCAGTATTGCCGAAAAAAACATGCAGATGAACAGGCATAAAGTAGCAATATTGGCAGCCTTGAACCTTGCAGACGAACTGCTCAGACTCAAGGAAGAGAAGAATCATCTGATCAGTGAAGAGGCTAAGAGTGGTGAAGATCTTGATTAA
- a CDS encoding CvpA family protein, translating to MKILINWLDIFLLIILALHLVNGLLRGLVKVLFDIIGFLVVILLSLWGSRLFSDKLAVYINPEDIIPHHELIQTLGLEVALERVPQLVAGIIAFLLLFLLLSLVFRLFSGGFRWVNRVPVIGFFNRIGGGLVGIAIGLAFVYIIIAALSFIPIQFFMDALDNSEVVFIANHYISPLAHEIKELVVDFYLSLNT from the coding sequence GTGAAGATCTTGATTAACTGGCTTGATATATTTCTCCTGATCATCCTTGCTTTACACCTGGTTAACGGATTATTACGCGGCCTGGTTAAAGTGCTCTTTGATATTATCGGTTTCCTGGTTGTGATTTTACTCTCATTATGGGGCAGCCGTTTATTTAGCGATAAACTTGCAGTTTACATAAACCCGGAAGATATAATTCCTCATCACGAGTTAATCCAGACCTTAGGACTTGAAGTTGCCCTGGAGAGAGTGCCGCAGCTGGTGGCCGGAATAATTGCCTTTCTTCTGTTATTTTTGCTCTTAAGCCTTGTGTTCCGCCTTTTTTCAGGAGGCTTCAGATGGGTTAACCGGGTTCCGGTAATCGGTTTTTTTAACCGGATCGGAGGAGGGCTGGTTGGTATTGCAATCGGGTTGGCCTTTGTTTACATAATTATAGCCGCATTATCGTTTATTCCCATACAGTTTTTTATGGATGCACTCGATAATTCTGAAGTAGTATTTATTGCCAACCATTATATATCGCCACTTGCGCATGAAATTAAAGAATTGGTAGTGGATTTCTATTTAAGTCTAAATACCTAA
- a CDS encoding RNA methyltransferase: MDLLRIESPQNTLIKDFMRLQKSKKFRHETGRIALEGPNLVREARNAGIPLQVVLTTDEYLTENQNWFDDLPSSVKLVIASAKLFKLITDTESPREVAAIAALTNSDHLLKGDSPNKLILILDRIQDPGNMGTIIRSSAGAGVDYLYYSTGTVDPYGPKVMRSSAGALFKIYMKQVKLINELVHKIKNEGIQLIATSAHSGKLYWEADFSKPSAIIIGNEASGINRQMINEADITVRIPLSEKIESLNAAVAASLLLFEAVRQRSA, from the coding sequence ATGGATCTCCTGCGTATTGAAAGTCCACAGAATACGCTTATTAAAGATTTTATGCGGCTGCAGAAAAGCAAAAAGTTCAGGCATGAAACCGGACGAATAGCTCTGGAAGGACCTAACCTGGTAAGAGAAGCAAGAAATGCGGGGATCCCTTTACAGGTAGTATTGACTACCGATGAGTACCTTACAGAGAATCAAAACTGGTTTGATGATTTACCATCATCGGTAAAACTGGTTATCGCAAGCGCGAAACTTTTTAAATTAATAACAGATACTGAATCACCCCGGGAAGTAGCAGCGATTGCCGCTTTAACAAACAGTGATCATTTACTGAAAGGCGATAGTCCTAATAAACTGATCTTAATTCTGGACAGAATTCAGGATCCGGGCAACATGGGGACGATAATCCGAAGCTCAGCCGGAGCAGGAGTGGATTACCTCTATTATTCTACGGGGACTGTGGATCCCTACGGCCCGAAAGTCATGCGTTCTTCGGCCGGAGCTTTGTTTAAAATATACATGAAGCAGGTAAAATTAATAAATGAACTGGTCCATAAAATCAAAAATGAGGGAATACAGCTTATAGCCACTTCTGCACATTCCGGTAAATTATACTGGGAAGCTGATTTCAGTAAACCGTCAGCCATAATAATCGGCAATGAAGCTTCCGGGATAAATCGCCAGATGATTAATGAAGCTGATATAACTGTCAGGATTCCATTAAGCGAAAAAATCGAGTCTTTAAATGCTGCAGTAGCGGCTTCTCTACTTTTGTTTGAGGCGGTACGCCAGCGTTCCGCCTGA
- a CDS encoding endonuclease MutS2 — MADLITEREIKILEFDEIRRQLADYTASPMGRECMLNLSPNADYKVIENLQKESSEAKLLSVKNAFTPSTVEDILPLISRADKGSILTGAELAVISTFMKAVHRWQHFFKDIDNSLLYPRMAELAKRFKACEQLYRELVKSLDQDGNILDSASSALSSIRRKTHALQFKIRDKLDEYIRSPLYRRYLQESLVTIRSNRFVIPVKQEYRQQVDGVVHDQSASGATLFIEPLPVVRMQNELVALHKEEEKEIERILIDLSLKISGEKELLISNRELYTSLDIITARGRLSFKMGGSEPVLIRDGFRVAIKNGIHPLLTGERVPLNLELEEDVRTLVITGPNTGGKTVALKTIGLLAVMTQCGLHLPAEKETGLPVFRKIRADIGDEQSIVQSLSTFSGHMKNIIEIVDTAESGTLVLFDELGAGTDPSEGSALAMAILEELTGKGALTVATTHINELKLFAQMQKRMQNAAMEFDLETLEPTYRLLQGIPGQSNAFHIARRLGLSEQILEKAKSFLHRAHDQVESVIAQLVEDQQRYSRDSEQAALDRSRAELLIQDLEREQSLIKSRRDDILKEAREEARQLVRKTKTTVDDMIKEIRILKTEGGSQSLAGAERLRQDIIKLRQEMNQVDEDDLGDSPDPAELLVGMEVYIQSLRQKGEIISFTEQEALVQVGVLRVNLPLTEFKTVKNQVSKKSKERSVSSGGGYSVRKEEVTGSSIDIRGLTLEESIPLVDKLIDNALWAGLNRVELIHGKGTGKLKTGLRDYLKTHKLVSRFRGGSSAEGGEGVTVVEIKS, encoded by the coding sequence TTGGCTGATCTGATTACCGAACGTGAAATTAAGATCTTGGAGTTTGATGAGATCCGCAGACAGCTTGCAGATTATACGGCAAGCCCGATGGGCCGGGAATGCATGCTTAACCTATCGCCAAATGCGGATTATAAAGTTATTGAAAATTTACAGAAAGAATCAAGTGAGGCAAAACTGCTCAGTGTTAAAAATGCATTTACCCCTTCCACGGTTGAAGATATCCTTCCCCTAATATCCAGAGCAGATAAAGGATCCATATTAACAGGTGCCGAACTGGCAGTTATTTCTACCTTTATGAAGGCGGTACATCGCTGGCAGCATTTTTTTAAGGATATTGATAATTCCCTGCTCTATCCCAGGATGGCTGAGCTTGCCAAAAGATTCAAGGCCTGTGAGCAGTTATACCGCGAACTGGTCAAATCACTTGATCAGGATGGAAATATTCTCGACAGCGCATCATCTGCCCTTTCATCGATCAGGAGAAAAACTCATGCTCTTCAGTTTAAAATCCGTGATAAGCTCGATGAGTATATCAGAAGCCCCCTTTACAGGCGCTACCTCCAGGAATCTCTGGTTACAATTCGCAGCAACCGGTTTGTAATACCGGTAAAGCAGGAATACCGCCAGCAGGTCGACGGAGTAGTTCATGATCAATCGGCAAGTGGGGCAACTCTCTTTATCGAGCCGCTTCCGGTTGTCAGGATGCAGAATGAACTGGTAGCCCTTCACAAGGAAGAAGAAAAAGAAATTGAACGTATATTAATAGATCTATCATTAAAAATATCAGGTGAAAAAGAGCTACTCATCAGCAACAGAGAGCTTTATACCTCTCTCGATATAATTACTGCCCGTGGCCGTTTAAGCTTCAAAATGGGCGGCAGTGAACCGGTTTTGATTAGAGATGGTTTTCGGGTTGCGATCAAAAATGGGATACACCCGCTGTTGACAGGCGAAAGAGTACCCTTAAACCTTGAACTTGAAGAGGATGTCAGAACCCTGGTTATAACCGGTCCGAATACCGGAGGAAAAACTGTTGCCCTGAAAACCATTGGGCTGCTGGCCGTCATGACCCAGTGCGGATTGCATCTGCCGGCAGAAAAAGAAACAGGATTGCCGGTATTCAGGAAAATCCGGGCTGATATCGGTGATGAGCAGAGCATTGTTCAGTCACTCAGCACCTTTTCAGGGCACATGAAAAATATTATTGAAATCGTTGATACGGCGGAGAGCGGCACCCTGGTTCTCTTTGATGAACTCGGAGCGGGAACCGATCCTTCGGAGGGTTCGGCTTTGGCGATGGCCATTCTGGAGGAGTTGACCGGGAAAGGTGCTTTAACGGTTGCCACAACTCATATTAATGAACTTAAGCTGTTTGCCCAGATGCAGAAAAGAATGCAGAATGCAGCGATGGAGTTTGACCTGGAGACTTTGGAACCCACATACAGGCTCTTACAGGGCATTCCGGGTCAGAGCAATGCTTTTCACATTGCCCGTCGACTGGGATTATCAGAACAGATCCTGGAGAAGGCAAAAAGTTTTCTACACAGGGCGCATGATCAGGTTGAATCAGTTATTGCGCAGCTTGTTGAAGACCAGCAGCGCTATTCACGCGACAGTGAGCAGGCTGCACTGGATAGAAGCCGGGCTGAACTCTTAATACAGGATCTGGAAAGAGAGCAATCTCTGATCAAGTCCAGGCGTGATGATATCCTCAAGGAAGCCCGCGAGGAAGCACGGCAGCTGGTCAGAAAAACAAAAACCACAGTTGATGATATGATTAAAGAGATTCGAATCCTGAAGACAGAAGGTGGAAGTCAATCATTAGCCGGCGCAGAACGATTGCGTCAGGATATTATTAAACTGCGCCAGGAAATGAATCAGGTTGATGAGGATGATCTAGGCGACTCTCCAGATCCTGCGGAACTGTTAGTGGGGATGGAGGTTTATATCCAGAGCCTCAGGCAAAAGGGGGAGATTATTTCTTTTACCGAACAGGAGGCTCTTGTCCAAGTTGGCGTGCTCAGAGTAAACCTTCCCCTGACCGAATTTAAAACAGTGAAAAATCAGGTAAGCAAGAAGAGCAAAGAAAGAAGTGTCTCATCCGGTGGAGGTTACAGCGTCCGTAAAGAAGAAGTTACCGGCAGTTCAATTGATATCAGGGGTTTAACCCTTGAGGAATCAATTCCTCTTGTGGATAAATTAATCGACAATGCTCTCTGGGCTGGTTTAAACCGGGTTGAACTGATCCATGGAAAAGGGACCGGTAAATTGAAAACGGGTCTTCGTGATTACCTGAAAACCCACAAACTTGTTTCCCGATTTCGCGGAGGCAGTTCGGCTGAAGGCGGTGAAGGAGTAACCGTAGTTGAAATTAAAAGTTAG
- the pheT gene encoding phenylalanine--tRNA ligase subunit beta produces MRVSYNWLKDYIEPGIGAEELAERFTLAGIEVGAVESFGPPLPDVVVGEVKGLEPHPGKSNLTLVETDIGNEVLHIVCGAKNMKVGDKVVVAKPGSQLPGNRLIDETKIYGVISSGMLCSAHELGLELGSEDEILILDGDARLGDLVEKVLEFDDKILCLELTPNRADCFSLLGVAHEVAALTGQNINIPPMVTPETAEEAAEEVEIVIEDTDLCPRYTARVISEITIGRSPLWMQLRLLKSGIRPISNVVDITNYVMWETGQPLHAFDLDLIDEKKIIVRRARKGELLVTLDGVERKLDEDVLVIADSTKPVGLAGVMGGENTEINSSTRSILIEAASFNPVNNRRTSRRFNLPSEASQRFERGVNPEAVIWAQNRTALLVSELTGGKVMKGIIDCNILKLSEDIIYVDPRRVNNVLGTSIPDNDLVKILKKLGLKIEGTENDKMKITVPLRRADLKIEEDIIEEVARLYGYDNIPTTLPRGELINNRETRQELILTLTRDVMTAGGYFECITYSFINPSNLLKLRLPEDDWRMQVIPVQNPFSEEQAAMRTTLIPGLLKTIQHNLSFRELNQMLFEIGTIYIPKTLPLAELPEERKLLALAVTGQVPVDNWITEAKNADFFTIKGILDTLFKRMQISNVEYQPESMHFTHPTRSARILINGLKVGYIGQLHPDVAVSWDLDQPVTVAEIDLEHVCEKANLVPRFDPLPRYPSANRDIAVVVPREIPARQLEEVIREAGGELISSVRLFDLYEGRQIPPGKRSLAFSISYRCEERTLTDLEVNRSQEKIEKALQKIGAELRG; encoded by the coding sequence ATGCGAGTTTCATATAACTGGTTAAAAGATTACATCGAACCCGGCATTGGCGCTGAAGAACTGGCAGAAAGATTTACCCTGGCCGGCATAGAAGTTGGTGCGGTTGAATCCTTCGGTCCTCCCCTGCCTGATGTCGTCGTCGGTGAAGTTAAGGGGTTGGAGCCACATCCGGGCAAGAGTAATCTGACCCTGGTGGAAACCGATATCGGAAATGAGGTCCTGCATATAGTTTGTGGCGCGAAAAATATGAAAGTTGGCGATAAAGTGGTTGTCGCCAAGCCGGGATCCCAACTTCCGGGCAACCGATTGATTGATGAAACAAAAATTTATGGTGTAATATCTTCTGGAATGCTTTGTTCAGCCCATGAATTGGGTCTGGAACTGGGCTCGGAGGACGAAATTCTGATTCTCGATGGTGATGCCAGGTTAGGAGATTTAGTAGAGAAAGTTCTGGAATTTGACGATAAAATACTCTGCCTGGAGTTGACTCCTAACCGGGCAGATTGTTTTAGCCTCCTTGGAGTAGCCCATGAAGTGGCAGCCCTGACCGGACAGAATATCAATATCCCTCCAATGGTAACACCGGAAACTGCAGAAGAAGCAGCGGAAGAGGTAGAGATAGTTATCGAAGATACCGATCTCTGTCCCCGTTATACAGCACGTGTGATCAGCGAAATTACTATCGGGCGCTCTCCCCTGTGGATGCAGCTCAGGTTGTTAAAGTCAGGTATAAGGCCGATCAGTAATGTGGTTGATATAACCAATTACGTGATGTGGGAGACAGGCCAACCGCTTCATGCCTTTGATTTGGACCTAATAGATGAAAAGAAAATTATTGTCAGGAGGGCTAGAAAAGGTGAACTGCTGGTTACTCTTGATGGAGTTGAACGTAAATTGGACGAGGATGTGCTGGTTATAGCAGATAGCACTAAACCTGTTGGCCTGGCCGGAGTGATGGGTGGGGAGAACACAGAGATCAATTCTTCAACCAGAAGTATTCTTATCGAGGCCGCTTCGTTTAATCCGGTAAACAACAGGCGAACTTCACGGCGCTTTAATTTGCCTTCAGAGGCTTCACAGCGTTTTGAACGGGGTGTTAACCCGGAAGCTGTAATATGGGCTCAAAACAGGACTGCTCTCCTGGTTAGTGAGCTGACGGGTGGAAAAGTTATGAAGGGCATAATAGATTGTAATATTCTGAAATTAAGCGAAGATATTATTTATGTAGATCCACGGAGAGTCAATAATGTACTTGGTACATCGATCCCGGACAACGATCTTGTAAAAATACTGAAGAAGCTGGGTTTAAAAATTGAAGGTACAGAGAATGATAAAATGAAAATAACTGTTCCCCTGCGAAGGGCCGATCTGAAAATAGAAGAAGACATTATTGAAGAGGTTGCCAGATTATACGGTTACGACAATATACCAACCACTTTACCCCGGGGTGAACTGATCAACAATCGTGAAACCAGGCAGGAATTGATTTTAACCCTGACCAGGGATGTTATGACTGCCGGAGGTTACTTCGAATGTATAACTTATTCTTTTATCAACCCTTCCAACCTTTTGAAACTGAGGCTTCCCGAAGATGATTGGCGAATGCAGGTTATTCCTGTCCAGAATCCTTTTTCGGAGGAGCAGGCAGCTATGCGGACCACCCTGATACCGGGACTGCTCAAAACTATCCAGCATAACCTGAGTTTTCGGGAATTAAACCAAATGTTGTTTGAGATCGGAACTATATATATACCGAAAACTCTCCCCCTGGCCGAACTGCCCGAAGAAAGAAAGCTGCTGGCTCTGGCCGTAACTGGACAGGTGCCCGTGGATAACTGGATCACCGAGGCTAAAAATGCGGATTTTTTTACGATTAAAGGTATCCTGGATACACTATTTAAGCGAATGCAAATCAGCAATGTCGAATATCAGCCGGAATCGATGCATTTTACCCATCCGACAAGAAGTGCCCGGATTTTGATAAATGGTCTGAAGGTTGGCTATATCGGTCAGCTGCATCCTGATGTTGCGGTTAGTTGGGATCTAGATCAGCCTGTTACGGTTGCCGAGATTGATCTTGAGCATGTATGCGAAAAAGCGAACCTGGTTCCACGGTTTGATCCGCTGCCGCGTTATCCTTCTGCAAACCGGGATATTGCGGTCGTTGTTCCCCGGGAAATTCCTGCCCGTCAACTGGAAGAGGTAATCCGGGAGGCCGGCGGTGAACTTATCAGCAGTGTCAGGTTGTTTGACCTTTACGAGGGCAGGCAAATTCCGCCCGGGAAGAGAAGCCTGGCGTTTTCAATCAGCTACAGGTGTGAAGAGAGGACTTTAACTGATCTTGAAGTGAACCGGTCTCAGGAAAAGATCGAGAAGGCGCTACAGAAAATCGGGGCGGAACTGAGAGGTTAA
- a CDS encoding PBP1A family penicillin-binding protein → MAEKKVPIEQKNIKTKNKKTSKRRSILKITLLVLLLLFLAGGAVTAKIVSDYVNEAPPFDPSKLETVETSYLYDSNGEEVTALHEEQNRIAVSLDEIPMHVQNAFIAIEDERFDKHFGFDIIGSIRAAYTNLRAGGIVQGASTISQQLAQNAFLTTETSYKRKIQEIWLSIQLERNFTKDEILELYLNRVYFGNGAYGVEAAAQTYFGKSINELNLAEGAMIAGAVRSPNFYNPIDNEPEAIGRMRLVLSNMLRLEMISEAEYEQAINRQMIYSEPPSLDYPYPHYVDYVVHHELIRILSAIPEIGSRSEAYRAIYTGGLRVYTALDPEMQLHVEDVLSREDLYPSTAYYDMPLVREAVAEIPANRDLTRAQLQELVIEEGGVAQPQGAIVLADPTNGKLLALGGGRDYLKNVNEVLRFNTLRQPGSAIKPIITYAPAFEEGVLAGAGSTLDDSPYINPRGNWFPENFDFRFRGMITARQALYFSYNIPAIRAFEALGPRVGAGYAQRMGISTLHPDEVDNLSLTLGGLTYGVSAIDMAQAYSVLANNGVKIDLHAVEKIVDREGNILYEYISDPRQIISPQSAFLVSDILQDFVTKYLGRALQIDRPVAAKTGTTENWKDVYLVAYTPNIVASFWMGYDEPKMGSIQQGWRYSTAFLREVFLEVFEDLEVTEFERPDGIVSVSVCNKSGLRPNEWCQAVGTVISDYFIEGQVPVGTCDMHLGGFYNRPPYIITDDRWSSRGGLGRGPEDALEMQPGSPFGDMGEQPGSTTTEFSFFRAYVVADGVTLQWQYNGPEVRAFELRRSAHGLSDDGFAVELDSNTRQYSDTATEANTFYTYTVAAIMPDGSVSDPATVTVSTMVEPAGGILPQQPTEGSLVIVPDVVGSFQAIAEMRLSRAGLRVGMVSEQFSDSVPRGHVMRQVPEAGSTLVRGSEVGLIISRGVESRQ, encoded by the coding sequence TTGGCAGAAAAAAAGGTTCCGATTGAACAAAAAAATATTAAAACAAAAAATAAAAAAACAAGTAAAAGACGCAGTATATTAAAAATTACGCTGCTGGTTTTACTATTACTTTTTCTGGCTGGCGGGGCCGTAACCGCTAAGATTGTATCCGATTATGTGAATGAAGCTCCACCTTTTGATCCTTCAAAGCTGGAAACAGTTGAAACATCTTATCTCTATGACAGCAATGGCGAAGAAGTAACCGCTTTGCATGAAGAACAGAACAGGATTGCAGTTAGCCTGGATGAGATCCCGATGCACGTCCAGAACGCCTTTATCGCCATTGAAGATGAACGTTTTGACAAACACTTCGGTTTCGATATTATCGGCAGTATAAGGGCAGCTTACACCAATTTACGGGCCGGCGGCATTGTTCAGGGTGCGAGTACAATTTCACAACAGCTGGCACAAAATGCCTTCCTTACTACTGAAACAAGTTATAAAAGAAAGATCCAGGAAATCTGGCTTTCCATTCAGCTGGAAAGAAATTTTACCAAGGATGAGATTCTTGAACTTTACCTGAACAGGGTCTATTTCGGTAACGGCGCTTACGGAGTTGAAGCAGCCGCTCAAACCTATTTTGGTAAGAGTATAAATGAGCTTAACCTGGCAGAAGGTGCAATGATTGCCGGAGCAGTCCGCTCGCCAAATTTTTATAATCCAATTGACAATGAACCTGAAGCAATCGGTAGAATGAGGTTAGTCCTCTCAAACATGCTCAGGTTGGAGATGATATCAGAAGCTGAATATGAACAGGCGATAAATCGTCAGATGATCTATTCAGAACCACCAAGCCTAGATTATCCTTACCCCCATTATGTGGATTACGTCGTACACCATGAGTTGATCAGGATTCTGAGCGCTATCCCTGAAATCGGATCCCGCTCGGAAGCCTACAGGGCAATTTATACAGGTGGGCTAAGGGTCTATACTGCTCTCGATCCTGAAATGCAGTTACATGTTGAAGATGTTCTCTCCAGGGAAGATCTTTATCCGTCAACAGCATATTACGATATGCCCCTGGTAAGAGAAGCAGTCGCTGAAATACCCGCCAATCGCGACTTAACACGGGCACAGCTTCAGGAACTGGTTATAGAAGAAGGCGGCGTCGCCCAACCACAGGGTGCGATAGTACTGGCTGACCCGACCAACGGCAAGCTGCTTGCACTCGGCGGTGGCCGGGATTATCTGAAAAACGTAAACGAAGTACTCAGGTTCAATACCCTCCGCCAACCGGGGTCGGCAATTAAGCCAATTATCACCTATGCCCCGGCTTTCGAGGAAGGTGTTCTCGCCGGCGCTGGTTCAACATTGGATGATTCGCCTTATATCAACCCACGGGGCAACTGGTTCCCTGAAAACTTCGATTTCCGTTTCAGGGGAATGATTACTGCCAGGCAAGCACTCTACTTTTCTTATAATATACCGGCCATACGCGCTTTTGAGGCGCTGGGCCCCCGGGTTGGCGCCGGTTATGCCCAACGTATGGGCATTTCTACTCTCCACCCCGATGAGGTGGATAATTTAAGCTTGACACTGGGCGGCCTGACCTACGGGGTCAGCGCCATTGATATGGCCCAGGCATACAGTGTTCTGGCTAACAACGGAGTAAAGATTGATCTTCATGCAGTGGAGAAAATTGTCGACCGGGAGGGTAATATTCTTTATGAATATATCTCTGATCCCAGGCAAATTATCAGCCCGCAATCCGCTTTTCTTGTCAGTGATATTCTTCAGGATTTTGTGACCAAGTACCTTGGGCGGGCGCTTCAGATTGACCGCCCTGTGGCAGCTAAGACAGGGACGACAGAAAACTGGAAAGATGTATACCTGGTTGCCTATACTCCAAATATCGTAGCCTCATTCTGGATGGGCTATGATGAACCGAAAATGGGCAGCATCCAGCAGGGGTGGCGCTATTCAACAGCATTTTTACGTGAAGTTTTTTTAGAAGTTTTTGAAGATCTCGAGGTTACAGAATTTGAGAGACCAGATGGTATAGTATCGGTATCTGTCTGCAATAAATCAGGTTTGCGCCCAAACGAGTGGTGTCAGGCTGTTGGAACTGTTATATCTGACTACTTCATTGAGGGCCAGGTTCCGGTTGGCACATGCGATATGCATCTAGGCGGCTTCTATAACCGTCCTCCCTACATAATCACCGATGACCGCTGGTCTTCGAGAGGAGGCCTGGGAAGAGGACCTGAAGATGCTCTTGAAATGCAACCGGGAAGTCCTTTTGGAGATATGGGCGAACAACCGGGTTCAACAACCACTGAATTTTCATTCTTCAGAGCTTATGTCGTTGCAGACGGAGTTACCTTACAGTGGCAGTATAACGGGCCGGAAGTAAGGGCTTTCGAACTACGCAGAAGTGCACACGGCCTGTCTGACGATGGATTTGCCGTTGAACTGGATAGCAATACCCGGCAATATTCAGATACAGCAACCGAAGCAAATACTTTTTATACCTACACAGTTGCCGCAATCATGCCTGACGGCTCCGTATCCGATCCTGCCACAGTTACAGTTAGCACCATGGTTGAACCCGCTGGTGGAATATTACCCCAACAACCTACAGAGGGTTCATTGGTTATTGTCCCCGATGTAGTTGGTTCATTCCAGGCAATTGCTGAAATGCGGTTATCGAGAGCTGGACTCAGGGTAGGCATGGTTAGTGAACAGTTCAGCGACTCGGTTCCGAGGGGTCATGTTATGCGGCAGGTTCCCGAGGCTGGTTCTACCCTGGTCAGGGGTAGTGAAGTAGGTTTGATAATTTCGAGGGGTGTCGAATCAAGGCAATAA
- the pheS gene encoding phenylalanine--tRNA ligase subunit alpha: MQHDMQILEDESKEMIKKAKTLEELREIRVRLLGKKGRLTLLLRSLGSIPPEERPVIGQKANELRKDLEFAIELREQVLKDAQKGDLWESERIDVTLPGLPVSIAQRHPLTLILDEIKEIFLGLGFQVAYGPDIESDYYNYESLNFPADHPARDMQDSFYITTDLLLRTHTSPVQIRAMEKQAPQLPVKIIAPGKVFRRDDDATHSPMFHQVEGLAVDKDITFADLKGTLLLFVREMFGPKQKIRLRPSFFPFTEPSAEVDILCVMCEGEGCRVCSDTGWLEILGAGMVHPNVLSVSGYNHQEVTGFAFGMGVERIAMLKYGIGDLRLFFTNDLRFLRQFA; this comes from the coding sequence ATGCAGCACGACATGCAAATACTCGAAGATGAATCAAAAGAAATGATCAAGAAAGCAAAAACCCTGGAGGAGCTCAGGGAGATCAGGGTTCGTCTGCTGGGTAAAAAAGGCAGACTAACCTTGTTACTGCGCAGCCTGGGCAGTATTCCTCCTGAGGAGAGACCGGTTATTGGTCAAAAAGCAAATGAATTAAGGAAAGATCTGGAATTTGCAATTGAACTCAGGGAACAGGTACTTAAGGATGCACAGAAGGGTGACCTATGGGAAAGTGAAAGAATCGATGTTACTCTTCCCGGATTACCGGTTTCTATAGCTCAGAGACATCCCCTGACCCTGATTTTAGATGAGATAAAAGAGATTTTTCTCGGTCTTGGATTCCAGGTGGCCTACGGGCCGGACATTGAAAGTGATTATTATAATTATGAATCGCTAAATTTTCCGGCAGATCATCCCGCCCGTGATATGCAGGATTCATTTTACATTACCACTGACTTGCTTTTACGCACTCATACATCTCCCGTACAGATCAGGGCGATGGAAAAGCAGGCACCACAGCTCCCGGTTAAAATAATAGCACCGGGTAAAGTATTCCGCAGAGATGACGATGCCACGCACTCACCAATGTTTCATCAGGTTGAAGGGTTGGCAGTTGATAAGGACATTACATTTGCAGATCTGAAAGGTACTCTCCTGTTATTTGTGCGAGAGATGTTCGGACCGAAACAGAAAATCAGGCTGCGTCCGAGTTTTTTCCCCTTTACGGAACCGAGTGCGGAGGTTGATATACTCTGCGTTATGTGTGAAGGTGAGGGTTGTCGGGTCTGCAGTGATACTGGCTGGCTGGAAATTCTTGGTGCGGGTATGGTTCACCCCAATGTGCTCTCTGTATCCGGTTATAACCACCAGGAAGTAACCGGTTTTGCATTTGGAATGGGAGTTGAACGGATTGCCATGCTTAAGTACGGCATAGGAGATCTCAGGCTCTTTTTTACCAACGATTTAAGATTTTTAAGGCAGTTTGCCTGA
- a CDS encoding DNA-3-methyladenine glycosylase: MQENIDISRLSTVDTARILLGQQLCHETGESIMSGIIVETEAYLSRYDPASHAAKGLTKRNAMMFGPPGRAYVYFIYGNHYCLNVVTGPEGTGEAVLIRALEPLEGLDLMYKNRYSSCRKTELTNGPGKLCRAFGIDKSFNGHDLSRKPLYIKWIEPPENFGPIIETPRIGISSAQDKLLRFVIRGNKYLSRRENLG, encoded by the coding sequence ATGCAGGAAAATATCGATATTTCCAGATTATCTACAGTTGATACAGCCAGGATTTTACTCGGACAACAGCTCTGTCATGAAACCGGGGAAAGTATAATGTCCGGTATTATCGTTGAGACGGAGGCTTATTTAAGCAGGTATGATCCGGCCAGTCATGCTGCAAAGGGTTTGACTAAACGCAATGCCATGATGTTCGGACCGCCAGGGCGAGCTTATGTCTATTTTATATATGGTAATCACTACTGTCTTAACGTGGTAACCGGACCGGAAGGAACCGGAGAGGCGGTATTGATCAGAGCATTGGAACCCCTGGAAGGGTTAGATCTTATGTATAAAAATCGTTATTCTTCATGTCGGAAAACTGAATTGACCAACGGCCCCGGGAAATTGTGCCGGGCATTTGGCATAGATAAGTCATTTAATGGCCACGATTTAAGCAGGAAACCGCTCTATATCAAATGGATCGAGCCGCCTGAAAACTTCGGACCTATTATTGAAACGCCACGAATTGGCATTTCATCTGCACAGGATAAATTATTGCGATTTGTAATCCGGGGTAATAAGTATTTATCGAGGAGAGAAAACCTTGGCTGA